Proteins from one Amycolatopsis benzoatilytica AK 16/65 genomic window:
- a CDS encoding MFS transporter, with product MGGGLGPDFRKLWWAATTSTAGSAIGTGAIPLVAILVLHADAAQVSLLAAAPRLAGALLSLPVGAAVEFRAKRPVMMAADVLRFLALASVPLTIALNMVTLPQLYAVSVVSTVALVTFTAAAGAHLRALVAKDQRTAAASQLESANWLVNAGGPPLGGLLVSAAGPGLTMLCDAISYVASALFVRSIQWPEPPPPERGGAGRIGPDLVAGWRYLLGHRELALLFGNAVLFGAAVLAASPLEVVFMLDELGYRPWQYGLLVGLPCLGGVAGSWLAPRLSNRFGPRRTLFWAGLGRTPWLLPIPFVGPGPWGMLVFLTCDTCLLFAAGIFNPLFGAHRMDVTRPDMMARVVGAWSVGGRLAWPLFIAAGGAVAALAGTRIAIGAVAVLCLLSVPFLLFTPAEPGLRTAPGTSSLRRSRRVRG from the coding sequence ATGGGTGGGGGACTCGGGCCGGATTTTCGCAAGCTGTGGTGGGCCGCCACAACCAGTACGGCGGGCAGTGCGATCGGGACCGGGGCGATCCCGCTGGTCGCGATTCTGGTGCTGCACGCCGACGCGGCACAGGTGTCGTTGCTTGCCGCGGCACCGCGGCTCGCTGGAGCGTTGCTTTCGCTGCCGGTCGGCGCGGCGGTGGAGTTCCGGGCGAAACGGCCAGTGATGATGGCCGCGGATGTGTTGCGATTTCTGGCGCTGGCAAGCGTTCCGCTCACGATTGCGTTGAATATGGTCACTTTGCCGCAGTTATACGCGGTGAGCGTGGTGTCGACGGTCGCGCTGGTCACGTTCACCGCGGCGGCTGGTGCGCACCTGCGTGCGCTGGTCGCGAAGGACCAGCGCACGGCGGCGGCAAGCCAGCTCGAATCCGCCAACTGGCTCGTCAACGCGGGCGGACCGCCGCTCGGCGGGCTGCTCGTGTCCGCCGCCGGGCCTGGCCTGACCATGCTGTGCGACGCGATTTCCTATGTGGCGTCGGCGCTTTTCGTCCGGTCGATCCAGTGGCCGGAACCGCCGCCACCAGAGCGGGGCGGGGCCGGTCGGATCGGGCCGGACCTGGTCGCCGGTTGGCGGTACCTGCTCGGCCACCGCGAGCTGGCGCTGTTGTTCGGCAACGCGGTGCTGTTCGGGGCTGCGGTGCTGGCCGCGTCGCCGTTGGAAGTCGTGTTCATGCTGGACGAACTGGGTTACCGGCCGTGGCAGTACGGCCTGCTGGTCGGCCTGCCGTGCCTCGGCGGCGTGGCGGGCTCGTGGCTCGCGCCGCGCTTGTCGAACCGGTTCGGGCCGCGCCGGACGCTGTTCTGGGCGGGCCTCGGGCGGACGCCGTGGCTGCTGCCGATCCCGTTCGTCGGTCCCGGCCCCTGGGGGATGCTGGTCTTCCTGACCTGCGACACCTGTCTGCTGTTCGCCGCCGGGATCTTCAACCCGCTGTTCGGCGCGCACCGGATGGACGTCACCCGGCCGGACATGATGGCGCGGGTGGTCGGCGCGTGGTCGGTCGGAGGACGGCTGGCGTGGCCGCTGTTCATCGCGGCCGGAGGCGCGGTGGCGGCGCTCGCCGGGACGCGGATCGCGATTGGCGCGGTGGCTGTGTTGTGCCTGCTCAGCGTTCCGTTCCTGCTGTTCACTCCGGCAGAACCGGGACTCCGAACGGCTCCAGGAACGTCGTCGCTTCGCCGATCGCGGCGAGTCCGCGGGTGA
- a CDS encoding TauD/TfdA dioxygenase family protein produces the protein MSVGLPARLRSATTPDDGIFEGPRVLPDRDDRPYELFRLRPLGRLIGAELSGVDLAEPVTPRLREELNRALLEWKVLFFRDQRITSQQQRAFAANWGELETNPFIPQGEHDQVVRFTRTAGMPGYENIWHTDVTWRPNPALGSVLRLVEVPPIGGDTMWADMAAAYDNLPAEVRARIDGLTAVHDFVPGFARFTDPELLAGWQDAYPPVEHPVVRTHPETGRRTLFVNQAFTTHIVGLARAESDRLLRYLFLQAHTPEFQVRFRWERDSVAFWDNRATQHYAVNDYHPHVRIAERVAIVGDRPC, from the coding sequence ATGTCTGTGGGCTTGCCTGCCCGCCTGCGCTCAGCCACCACGCCGGACGACGGAATATTCGAAGGACCGCGGGTCCTTCCCGACCGAGACGACCGGCCCTACGAACTTTTTCGCCTTCGCCCGCTCGGCCGGCTCATCGGGGCCGAGCTGTCCGGGGTCGACCTCGCCGAGCCGGTCACGCCGCGGCTGCGGGAGGAACTCAACCGCGCACTGCTGGAGTGGAAGGTGCTGTTCTTCCGCGACCAGCGCATCACCTCGCAGCAGCAGCGCGCGTTCGCCGCGAACTGGGGCGAGCTGGAGACCAACCCGTTCATCCCGCAGGGCGAGCACGACCAGGTCGTGCGGTTTACCCGCACCGCCGGGATGCCCGGGTACGAAAACATCTGGCACACCGACGTCACCTGGCGGCCGAACCCGGCGCTCGGCTCGGTGCTGCGGCTGGTCGAGGTCCCGCCGATCGGCGGCGACACGATGTGGGCGGACATGGCCGCCGCGTACGACAACCTGCCCGCCGAGGTCCGCGCGCGGATCGACGGGCTGACCGCGGTGCACGACTTCGTTCCCGGCTTCGCCCGGTTCACCGACCCGGAGCTGCTGGCCGGCTGGCAGGACGCGTACCCGCCGGTCGAGCACCCGGTGGTGCGCACGCATCCGGAGACCGGGCGGCGCACGCTGTTCGTGAACCAGGCATTCACCACGCACATCGTCGGCCTGGCGCGTGCGGAGAGCGACCGGCTGCTGCGGTATCTGTTCCTGCAGGCGCATACGCCGGAGTTCCAGGTGCGTTTCCGCTGGGAGCGGGATTCGGTCGCGTTCTGGGACAATCGGGCGACCCAGCACTACGCGGTGAACGACTATCACCCGCACGTCCGGATCGCCGAACGCGTCGCGATCGTAGGGGATCGACCCTGCTGA
- a CDS encoding SAM-dependent methyltransferase — MNLPPVGKTAVGVAALRALESSRPDRLFDDPYAGAFLDAGRDVLAGDQERQRGLGVVFAQQVAVRTRFFDDFVAGGRQTVLIAAGLDARAFRLDWPDGARVFEVDLPEVLAFKDSVLAKQGARPRCARTEVPADLRGDWAAALTEAGFDREQPTVWLAEGLLVYLSREEAERLLTTITELSALGSRISFEHRPDGDQDGLLEKARDIGCAVTALWRGGLGGDAPEWLTAHGWAPETVTVAELAVNYGREPLEITRGGFVSATRLG; from the coding sequence ATGAATCTTCCGCCAGTCGGCAAGACCGCAGTCGGGGTCGCGGCACTGCGCGCGTTGGAGAGCAGCCGGCCGGACCGATTGTTCGACGATCCCTATGCCGGCGCTTTCCTCGACGCCGGCCGCGACGTGCTCGCCGGTGATCAGGAGCGGCAGCGCGGCCTCGGTGTGGTGTTCGCTCAGCAGGTCGCGGTCCGCACCCGGTTCTTCGACGATTTCGTCGCGGGCGGGAGGCAGACCGTGCTCATCGCGGCTGGGCTCGACGCTCGCGCGTTCCGGCTCGACTGGCCGGACGGTGCGCGGGTGTTCGAGGTCGATCTGCCGGAAGTGCTGGCGTTCAAGGATTCCGTGCTGGCCAAGCAGGGCGCGCGGCCCCGGTGTGCGCGCACGGAGGTTCCGGCGGATCTGCGCGGCGACTGGGCGGCCGCGTTGACCGAAGCCGGATTCGACCGGGAACAGCCGACGGTGTGGCTCGCCGAAGGGCTGCTCGTCTACCTCAGCCGGGAGGAGGCGGAGCGGTTGCTCACGACGATCACGGAATTGTCCGCACTGGGCAGTCGGATCTCGTTCGAACATCGGCCGGACGGCGACCAGGACGGTCTGCTGGAGAAGGCGCGCGACATCGGCTGCGCGGTTACCGCGTTGTGGCGCGGCGGTCTTGGCGGCGACGCCCCGGAATGGCTGACCGCGCACGGCTGGGCGCCGGAGACGGTCACCGTCGCGGAGCTGGCGGTCAACTATGGCCGGGAACCCTTGGAGATCACCCGCGGCGGTTTCGTCTCCGCCACCCGGTTGGGGTAG